Proteins encoded together in one Leucoraja erinacea ecotype New England chromosome 30, Leri_hhj_1, whole genome shotgun sequence window:
- the dffa gene encoding DNA fragmentation factor subunit alpha isoform X1 translates to MRVCIRHGCDVGRDACAPTLAEAAAAMAAMMETRVSSRLKDKSDDIGVQPFPMMGSRPCKVIGSSRKETFGVVAASLRELRDTGSKKLNLGKATQTHCTVVLEEDGTIIDDEKYFAHMPKDTKFMILGAGEKWVPDVKITSGSSKWLDCVDSAQSSSNWKTLANQLVNNFAHIITMSDGNLQALIDVKTTDLAKELKVTEKHAEKLQDSIQCALDAREERHQALEALQLFGNVCKRHDPTEAQKTEVDSVSAGAARTDQLSQHVIKVLKPKFSPELALSINELQMVFASKEGNLATDLNCSTQEAKKLQQACKREFDKRSGMAGSVEQLENLSSRKRKM, encoded by the exons ATGCGCGTTTGCATCCGTCATGGTTGTGATGTCGGGCGGGACGCATGCGCGCCAACACTCGCGGAAGCTGCAGCAGCAATGGCGGCGATGATGGAGACGAGGGTCAGCAGTCGGCTGAAGGATAAGTCTGACGATATCGGTGTTCAGCCTTTCCCCATGATGGGCAGCCGCCCGTGTAAGGTTATCGGCTCCAGCCGCAAGGAGACCTTCGGTGTGGTCGCAGCGTCGCTGAGGGAACTGAGGGACACAG GatcaaaaaaattaaacttgGGCAAAGCTACACAGACACACTGTACAGTTGTGCTGGAAGAAGATGGAACCATTATTGATGATGAGAAATATTTTGCCCACAtgccaaaagacacaaagttcatgATCCTTGGAGCTGGTGAAAAATGGGTTCCAGATGTCA AAATTACGTCTGGCTCGAGTAAATGGTTAGACTGTGTGGATTCCGCACAGAGTTCCAGTAATTGGAAAACTCTTGCCAATCAACTCGTAAATAACTTTGCCCATATTATTACAATGTCTGATGGTAACTTGCAG GCACTGATAGATGTGAAAACTACGGATCTGGCAAAGGAATTGAAGGTGACTGAAAAACACGCTGAAAAATTACAGGACTCCATACAATGTGCTCTTGATGCCAGAGAGGAACGTCACCAAGCATTGGAAGCACTCCAGCTGTTTGGGAACGTTTGTAAGCGGCATG ATCCAACGGAGGCCCAGAAAACTGAAGTTGATAGTGTAAGTGCCGGGGCCGCTCGCACTGACCAGCTGAGTCAACATGTAATTAAAGTCCTGAAACCTAAGTTTTCACCAGAGCTTGCTTTATCAATCAACGAACTACAG ATGGTTTTTGCAAGTAAGGAAGGGAATTTGGCAACGGATTTGAATTGTTCCACTCAAGAAGCTAAGAAGTTGCAACAAGCCTGTAAGAGGGAATTTGACAAGCGCtcgggaatggcaggcagtgttgaGCAGTTGGAGAACCTTTCTTCAAGGAAAAGAAAGATGTGA
- the dffa gene encoding DNA fragmentation factor subunit alpha isoform X2, producing MRVCIRHGCDVGRDACAPTLAEAAAAMAAMMETRVSSRLKDKSDDIGVQPFPMMGSRPCKVIGSSRKETFGVVAASLRELRDTGSKKLNLGKATQTHCTVVLEEDGTIIDDEKYFAHMPKDTKFMILGAGEKWVPDVKITSGSSKWLDCVDSAQSSSNWKTLANQLVNNFAHIITMSDGNLQALIDVKTTDLAKELKVTEKHAEKLQDSIQCALDAREERHQALEALQLFGNVYPTEAQKTEVDSVSAGAARTDQLSQHVIKVLKPKFSPELALSINELQMVFASKEGNLATDLNCSTQEAKKLQQACKREFDKRSGMAGSVEQLENLSSRKRKM from the exons ATGCGCGTTTGCATCCGTCATGGTTGTGATGTCGGGCGGGACGCATGCGCGCCAACACTCGCGGAAGCTGCAGCAGCAATGGCGGCGATGATGGAGACGAGGGTCAGCAGTCGGCTGAAGGATAAGTCTGACGATATCGGTGTTCAGCCTTTCCCCATGATGGGCAGCCGCCCGTGTAAGGTTATCGGCTCCAGCCGCAAGGAGACCTTCGGTGTGGTCGCAGCGTCGCTGAGGGAACTGAGGGACACAG GatcaaaaaaattaaacttgGGCAAAGCTACACAGACACACTGTACAGTTGTGCTGGAAGAAGATGGAACCATTATTGATGATGAGAAATATTTTGCCCACAtgccaaaagacacaaagttcatgATCCTTGGAGCTGGTGAAAAATGGGTTCCAGATGTCA AAATTACGTCTGGCTCGAGTAAATGGTTAGACTGTGTGGATTCCGCACAGAGTTCCAGTAATTGGAAAACTCTTGCCAATCAACTCGTAAATAACTTTGCCCATATTATTACAATGTCTGATGGTAACTTGCAG GCACTGATAGATGTGAAAACTACGGATCTGGCAAAGGAATTGAAGGTGACTGAAAAACACGCTGAAAAATTACAGGACTCCATACAATGTGCTCTTGATGCCAGAGAGGAACGTCACCAAGCATTGGAAGCACTCCAGCTGTTTGGGAACGTTT ATCCAACGGAGGCCCAGAAAACTGAAGTTGATAGTGTAAGTGCCGGGGCCGCTCGCACTGACCAGCTGAGTCAACATGTAATTAAAGTCCTGAAACCTAAGTTTTCACCAGAGCTTGCTTTATCAATCAACGAACTACAG ATGGTTTTTGCAAGTAAGGAAGGGAATTTGGCAACGGATTTGAATTGTTCCACTCAAGAAGCTAAGAAGTTGCAACAAGCCTGTAAGAGGGAATTTGACAAGCGCtcgggaatggcaggcagtgttgaGCAGTTGGAGAACCTTTCTTCAAGGAAAAGAAAGATGTGA